In the genome of Apostichopus japonicus isolate 1M-3 chromosome 15, ASM3797524v1, whole genome shotgun sequence, one region contains:
- the LOC139981694 gene encoding gametogenetin-binding protein 2-like: MKSKLISVCPAALNGLIHRPMPRQMTLFKRRQMPLIVDENFTMIMEMPEIDALTCNHTGDACYKYGHQVINAFMEKVALLSRDELAAALMVPRGDIFSSSLQDCVPCVGCRRSMEELFNRLKEQQLTHATEPLLITPRAEMSVTHEVLYDMRQLFSILSVQGPKLNDIVDSIHKNRRNKRCQLHSLDNHKVRLLSNWEDIWEAMETPCREEVITISSCELKRTTDAYLSKHRFCSECKSKVMTAFHILVQNQEPPKDKDFCPSMYQGIRYCPRKHHLHVLCDTDYIEKLVKRAEPDLCGVRRERHAKTLEAAQEEILTCLGLHIYDRLHRIRQKVLAEEQAWSLLVHVGMYKLQKAFEVALDAKHGLSKIELICQEINKEDEERQQRREQKKQRKKARKKNKSLPKPEVAGESETTERKPHGCCEAEKENETTCECLSTSVQEEPKASIPKGPAINGKTTKVLTNGQQRHDTPNNNDKGSVEDKGRPAMCGEFQEEEPCGVGEICADCKGEKSTSGSSNSRTNSSGCLVKGSANYESDQVAKICRCSNERQLRHAVGWTHTLQDMLEETHLFCDEDCKLAPEEIDEFHASHQCLDSQRAQLRQNLHQRFMRRVKLDNHVNFFNQRNIANA; the protein is encoded by the exons ATGAAATCCAAGTTAATCTCCGTCTGCCCAGCTGCACTGAACGGCCTCATACACCGTCCTATGCCACGACAAATGACCCTGTTCAAACGTCGTCAAATGCCACTAATTGTCGATGAAAACTTTACG ATGATTATGGAAATGCCAGAGATAGATGCTCTGACTTGTAATCACACAGGTGACGCCTGTTATAAATATGGTCATCAGGTGATCAACGCTTTCATGGAG AAAGTTGCGCTTCTCTCTAGAGATGAGTTGGCTGCTGCTCTCATGGTCCCGAGGGGAGACATCTTCAGCTCATCACTACAAGACTGCGTTCCGTGCGTCGGTTGCCGAAGAAG tATGGAGGAGCTCTTCAACCGTCTGAAGGAACAGCAGCTGACCCATGCCACAGAACCGCTACTCATCACCCCCAGAGCTGAGATGTCTGTTACCCATGAAGTACTCTACGACATGAGGCAACTGTTTTCCATCCTAAGTGTTCAAGG ACCAAAGCTGAACGACATAGTGGATAGCATTCACAAGAACAGGAGAAACAAGAGGTGTCAGTTACATTCCTTGGATAACCACAAAGTCAGACTACTCTC aaaTTGGGAAGATATTTGGGAAGCCATGGAAACACCTTGTCGTGAGGAAGTCATAACGATATCCTCCTGTGAACTGAAGAGAACCACTGATGCCTATCTCAGTAAGCACAG ATTTTGTAGTGAGTgtaagtcaaaggtcatgaCTGCCTTCCACATTCTGGTCCAGAACCAGGAACCTCCCAAAGACAAAGACTTCTGTCCATCGATGTACCAGGGAATCAGATACTGTCCGAGGAAACATCACCTCCACGTCCTCTGCGATACGGACTACATCGAGAAACTCGTCAAGAGGGCAGAGCCCGATCTCTGCGGAGT ACGTCGGGAACGTCACGCAAAGACCCTAGAGGCAGCCCAGGAGGAGATTCTCACCTGTCTGGGTCTCCACATCTACGACAGGCTCCATAGGATTCGACAGAAGGTCCTTGCAGAGGAACAAGCCTGGAGTCTACTGGTGCATGTGGGCATGTACAAATTGCAGAAAGCATTTGAG GTCGCTCTCGATGCGAAGCACGGCTTGAGTAAAATCGAACTCATCTGTCAAGAAATCAACAAGGAGGATGAGGAGAGGCAGCAGAGACGAGAACAGAAGAAACAGCGGAAGAAAGCCCGGAAGAAGAACAAATCGCTCCCCAAACCGGAAGTGGCCGGAGAATCGGAAACCACAGAACGGAAACCGCATGGGTGCTGTGAggctgaaaaagaaaatgaaaccaCGTGTGAG TGTCTGTCCACATCTGTCCAAGAAGAACCCAAGGCTTCTATTCCTAAAGGGCCTGCCATCAACGGTAAGACCACCAAAGTATTAACCAACGGTCAACAACGTCACGACACGCCCAACAACAATGACAAAGGCAGCGTTGAAGATAAGGGTCGTCCAGCGATGTGCG GAGAGTTCCAGGAAGAAGAACCTTGTGGCGTGGGAGAGATATGTGCTGACTGTAAAGGGGAGAAATCAACAAGCGGTTCCTCTAACAGTAGAACCAACTCATCAGGGTGTCTGGTCAAG GGCAGCGCAAATTATGAGAGTGATCAAGTCGCCAAGATCTGTCGGTGTTCTAACGAGAGGCAGCTTAGACATGCAGTAGGCTGGACACACACACTCCAAGACATGTTAGAG GAGACGCATCTATTCTGTGACGAAGACTGCAAGCTAGCACCGGAAGAAATTGACGAATTCCACGCCAGCCACCAGTGTCTGGACTCTCAGAGAGCCCAACTTAGGCAGAACCTCCACCAACGCTTTATGAGGAGGGTCAAATTGGATAATCACGTGAACTTCTTTAACCAGAGGAATATAGCCAATGCTTag